In the Kitasatospora terrestris genome, one interval contains:
- a CDS encoding XRE family transcriptional regulator, with the protein METDLIGLIAAAIRRERERAGVSMSELAKRAGIAKSTLSQLESGSGNPSVETLWAIGAALGVPFSRLVDPPRPQVRVVRAGEGPVMHSEQATYSATLLASCPPNARRDVYRIDSQPGESRISDPHMPGTVEHVVLGSGRALVGPVDEPVELLPGDYVSYAGDAKHIFTALEPNTTATMVVEHV; encoded by the coding sequence GTGGAGACCGACCTGATCGGCCTGATCGCCGCCGCCATCCGGCGCGAGCGCGAGCGCGCCGGGGTGTCGATGAGCGAGCTCGCCAAGCGGGCGGGCATCGCCAAGTCGACGCTCTCGCAGCTGGAGTCGGGTTCGGGGAATCCCAGCGTGGAGACGCTGTGGGCGATCGGCGCGGCCCTGGGCGTGCCGTTCAGCCGGCTGGTCGACCCGCCGCGGCCGCAGGTCCGGGTGGTCCGGGCGGGCGAGGGCCCGGTGATGCACTCCGAGCAGGCGACGTACTCGGCGACCCTGCTGGCCTCCTGCCCGCCGAACGCGCGGCGCGACGTCTACCGGATCGACAGCCAGCCCGGCGAGTCACGGATCTCCGACCCGCACATGCCCGGCACGGTCGAGCACGTGGTGCTCGGCAGCGGCCGCGCCCTGGTCGGGCCGGTCGACGAGCCGGTCGAGCTGCTCCCCGGCGACTACGTCAGCTACGCCGGGGACGCCAAGCACATCTTCACCGCGCTGGAGCCGAACACCACCGCGACGATGGTGGTCGAGCACGTCTGA
- a CDS encoding AzlC family ABC transporter permease translates to MRSSLRTLDRSTIRAIALVCLADAVVGASFGAITVSGGMDAWVPVLLSVVVFAGGSQFAAVGVLLAGGSALAAVAAGLVLNTRLLPFGFAVADVLDGPRWKRLLGAHLITDEATAFALQQPDRARRRAAYWASGLGLFVIWNVAVVLGALAGGAIGDTDALGLDAAFPAVLLALVLPAVTTDRPTRRAALLGAALAVAATPFLPPGIPVLLALAGLALAAPGKTPAPDPDTPHPAADPAPAPPAAGARTPADR, encoded by the coding sequence ATGCGTTCGTCATTGCGAACATTGGATCGCTCAACCATCCGCGCCATCGCCCTGGTCTGCCTCGCCGACGCCGTGGTCGGCGCCTCCTTCGGCGCCATCACCGTCTCCGGCGGCATGGACGCCTGGGTGCCCGTCCTGCTCTCCGTCGTCGTCTTCGCCGGCGGCTCCCAGTTCGCCGCCGTCGGCGTGCTGCTCGCCGGCGGCAGCGCCCTCGCCGCCGTCGCCGCGGGCCTCGTGCTCAACACCCGCCTGCTCCCGTTCGGCTTCGCCGTCGCCGACGTCCTCGACGGCCCCCGTTGGAAGCGCCTGCTCGGCGCCCACCTGATCACCGACGAGGCCACCGCCTTCGCCCTCCAGCAGCCCGACCGCGCCCGGCGGCGCGCCGCGTACTGGGCCAGTGGGCTCGGGCTGTTCGTGATCTGGAACGTCGCGGTCGTCCTCGGCGCCCTCGCCGGCGGCGCGATCGGCGACACCGACGCCCTCGGCCTGGACGCCGCCTTCCCCGCCGTCCTGCTCGCCCTCGTCCTCCCCGCCGTCACCACCGACCGCCCGACCCGCCGCGCCGCCCTCCTCGGCGCAGCCCTCGCGGTGGCCGCCACCCCCTTCCTCCCGCCGGGCATCCCCGTCCTCCTCGCCCTCGCGGGCCTCGCCCTCGCCGCACCCGGGAAGACCCCCGCCCCCGACCCGGACACCCCGCACCCGGCGGCCGACCCGGCCCCGGCGCCACCCGCCGCCGGGGCCCGGACTCCCGCGGACCGCTGA
- a CDS encoding AzlD domain-containing protein, whose amino-acid sequence MPLFAVLALAAGTLALRLAGPTFRTRFEFPPRLERLFAVAATVLLLALAATAALTQGPEFAGWARPAGVAVAGVLALRRAPFPLVVLAAAGTTAALRACGIA is encoded by the coding sequence ATGCCCCTGTTCGCGGTCCTCGCCCTCGCCGCCGGCACCCTCGCCCTGCGCCTGGCCGGCCCCACCTTCCGTACGCGCTTCGAGTTCCCGCCCCGCCTGGAGCGCCTGTTCGCCGTCGCGGCGACCGTCCTGCTGCTCGCCCTGGCCGCGACCGCCGCCCTCACCCAGGGCCCGGAGTTCGCCGGGTGGGCCCGCCCCGCAGGCGTCGCGGTGGCCGGCGTCCTCGCCCTGCGCCGCGCGCCGTTCCCGCTGGTCGTCCTCGCCGCAGCCGGCACCACCGCCGCCCTCCGCGCCTGCGGAATCGCCTGA
- a CDS encoding serine/threonine-protein kinase, which produces MAMMRLRREDPRIVGPYRLHRRLGAGGMGVVYLGSDRKGQRVALKLIRAELAEDAEFRTRFAREIAAASRIRGGCTARVVGSDIEADRPWLATAYVPGPSLYKRVGDEGPLPWPEAARIGAALADGLVKVHEAGVVHRDLKPSNILLSPKGPRIIDFGIAWSRGASTLTHVGTAVGSPGFLAPEQVRGAAVTPATDVFAFGATLAFALTGESPFGSGASSEVMLYRVVHEEPDLAAVPPALAPLVRACLAKESTERPPAAALHERLAELAARGTALGPQTGVGAFGRGRFGGAGAGPAAGAGPAEGEAVLPAQHGQQQGQQHGPHGAVAGGRGGPSRVAGRGGAAPGGESAPRPAAGPGQAGGRPRPGAGPGPGARRPTRPYGQAPTAPMPRQEFVETGRDGARDGGRAGRDTRGGREVRERTPVPGRERQHSTLSGRSPAARRRLLRQRVVVFVTVTVGVALAIAAAQGCENRDARGLGPAAGASAHAMPPVPPLSIDGAGGEDVRPRADGAADGGLGPAVDSMPVVDWTNRTYGDPAGGPAIQLRDGQAPSGAGAPVSLTAVLPAHYRDAQAAVVVLRRLEGAVPVDLVQLFGFDADAPVLLASRTSAADPQATAAWRVENGALIREERVARTGATSSTRYIVRADGGIEESWPGAGVSGTVTAH; this is translated from the coding sequence ATGGCGATGATGCGGCTGCGGCGTGAGGACCCCCGCATCGTCGGCCCCTACCGTCTGCACCGGCGGCTGGGGGCCGGCGGAATGGGCGTGGTCTACCTGGGATCCGACCGCAAGGGGCAGCGGGTCGCACTCAAACTGATCCGCGCCGAGCTGGCGGAGGACGCGGAGTTCCGCACCAGGTTCGCCCGCGAGATCGCCGCCGCCTCGCGGATCCGCGGCGGCTGCACGGCCCGGGTGGTCGGCTCCGACATCGAGGCCGACCGGCCCTGGCTCGCCACCGCCTACGTCCCCGGGCCCTCGCTCTACAAGCGGGTCGGCGACGAGGGCCCGCTGCCCTGGCCGGAGGCCGCCCGGATCGGCGCCGCCCTGGCCGACGGCCTGGTCAAGGTGCACGAGGCCGGGGTGGTCCACCGCGACCTGAAGCCGTCCAACATCCTGCTCTCCCCCAAGGGCCCGCGGATCATCGACTTCGGCATCGCCTGGTCGCGCGGGGCCAGCACGCTCACCCACGTCGGCACGGCGGTGGGCTCGCCCGGCTTCCTCGCGCCCGAGCAGGTGCGCGGCGCCGCAGTGACCCCGGCGACGGACGTCTTCGCGTTCGGCGCGACCCTGGCGTTCGCCCTGACCGGCGAGTCGCCGTTCGGGTCGGGCGCCTCCTCCGAGGTCATGCTCTACCGGGTGGTGCACGAGGAGCCGGACCTGGCGGCGGTGCCGCCGGCCCTGGCACCGCTGGTCCGGGCGTGCCTGGCGAAGGAGTCCACCGAGCGGCCGCCGGCCGCCGCGCTGCACGAGCGGCTGGCGGAGCTGGCGGCGCGCGGCACCGCGCTCGGGCCGCAGACCGGGGTCGGCGCGTTCGGGCGCGGACGCTTCGGCGGCGCGGGCGCCGGACCGGCGGCCGGCGCGGGGCCCGCCGAGGGCGAGGCGGTGCTGCCCGCACAGCACGGACAGCAGCAGGGACAGCAGCACGGACCGCACGGCGCGGTGGCCGGTGGACGCGGCGGGCCCTCGCGGGTCGCCGGGCGCGGCGGGGCGGCGCCGGGTGGCGAGTCGGCACCGCGACCGGCGGCCGGCCCGGGGCAGGCCGGGGGCCGCCCGCGGCCCGGCGCCGGGCCCGGGCCCGGCGCGCGACGGCCGACGCGGCCGTACGGGCAGGCGCCGACGGCGCCGATGCCGCGTCAGGAGTTCGTCGAGACCGGACGGGACGGCGCGCGCGACGGCGGTCGGGCCGGCCGGGACACCCGGGGCGGGCGGGAGGTCCGGGAGCGGACCCCGGTGCCCGGGCGGGAGCGGCAGCACAGCACGCTCTCCGGCCGCTCCCCCGCCGCCCGGCGGCGGCTGCTGCGGCAGCGGGTCGTGGTGTTCGTCACCGTCACCGTCGGAGTGGCGCTCGCCATCGCGGCTGCCCAGGGCTGCGAGAACCGGGACGCGCGGGGCCTCGGCCCCGCAGCGGGCGCCTCGGCGCACGCGATGCCGCCGGTGCCGCCGCTGTCGATCGACGGGGCGGGCGGCGAGGACGTCCGGCCGCGGGCGGACGGCGCCGCGGACGGCGGGCTCGGCCCGGCGGTCGACTCGATGCCGGTGGTGGACTGGACGAACCGCACGTACGGCGACCCGGCCGGCGGCCCGGCGATCCAGCTGCGCGACGGGCAGGCCCCCTCCGGGGCCGGGGCGCCGGTGTCGCTCACCGCGGTGCTGCCCGCGCACTACCGGGACGCACAGGCCGCGGTGGTGGTGCTGCGGCGCCTCGAGGGCGCGGTGCCGGTCGACCTGGTCCAGCTGTTCGGCTTCGACGCGGACGCGCCGGTGCTGCTCGCCTCCCGGACGTCGGCCGCGGATCCGCAGGCCACGGCGGCCTGGCGGGTGGAGAACGGCGCGCTGATCCGCGAGGAGCGGGTGGCCCGGACCGGGGCGACCTCCTCGACCCGGTACATCGTCCGGGCGGACGGCGGGATCGAGGAGTCCTGGCCCGGAGCGGGTGTCTCCGGGACGGTCACGGCGCACTGA
- a CDS encoding chorismate-binding protein — MSRRTAPLSPHQPMARFGGRLATGLREVSSDPAVLDTEGFWAVAYDFEGRLTCARFDEVRPDPLPPAGDGWLGPGPGRWHSSLDREAYVAGVRAVRAHIARGEVYQANLCRVMSAELPDPDRCDIDALTGLLAHGNPAPYAGTIRLPEHGVEIATASPELYLRRSGRTVLSGPIKGTGRTEDDLLEKDHAENVMIVDLVRNDLGRVCGTGSVTVPDLCVVEKHPGLVHLVSTVEGTLRESAGWPELLAATFPPGSVTGAPKSSALRIIDSLETAPRGPYCGAVGWVDADRGEGELAVGIRTFWIDRTATGATLRFGTGAGITWGSDPEREWAETELKAARLVAIASGTPLH; from the coding sequence GTGTCCCGCCGCACCGCCCCGCTCAGTCCGCACCAGCCGATGGCCCGCTTCGGCGGTCGCCTCGCCACCGGGCTGCGCGAGGTCAGCTCCGACCCGGCCGTGCTCGACACCGAGGGCTTCTGGGCGGTCGCGTACGACTTCGAGGGCCGGCTCACCTGCGCCCGGTTCGACGAGGTCCGCCCCGACCCGCTGCCGCCGGCCGGCGACGGCTGGCTCGGCCCGGGCCCGGGCCGCTGGCACAGCTCCCTGGACCGCGAGGCGTACGTCGCCGGCGTCCGCGCCGTCCGCGCGCACATCGCCCGCGGCGAGGTCTACCAGGCCAACCTCTGCCGGGTGATGAGCGCCGAGCTCCCCGATCCGGACCGCTGCGACATCGACGCGCTCACCGGACTGCTCGCGCACGGCAACCCCGCGCCCTACGCAGGAACGATTCGCCTTCCCGAGCACGGCGTGGAGATCGCCACCGCCTCGCCCGAGCTCTACCTGCGCCGCAGCGGCCGCACCGTCCTCTCCGGCCCGATCAAGGGCACCGGCCGCACCGAGGACGACCTGCTGGAGAAGGACCACGCCGAGAACGTGATGATCGTCGACCTGGTCCGCAACGACCTCGGCCGGGTCTGCGGCACCGGCAGCGTCACCGTCCCCGACCTGTGCGTGGTGGAGAAGCACCCCGGCCTGGTCCACCTGGTCTCCACCGTCGAGGGCACCCTGCGCGAGAGCGCCGGCTGGCCCGAGCTGCTCGCCGCCACCTTCCCGCCCGGCTCGGTCACCGGAGCCCCCAAGTCCAGCGCGCTGCGGATCATCGACTCCCTGGAGACCGCCCCGCGCGGCCCCTACTGCGGCGCCGTCGGCTGGGTCGACGCCGACCGCGGCGAGGGCGAACTCGCGGTCGGGATCCGGACGTTCTGGATCGACCGGACGGCAACCGGCGCCACCTTGCGGTTCGGCACCGGCGCCGGGATCACCTGGGGCTCGGACCCCGAGCGGGAATGGGCCGAGACCGAACTCAAGGCCGCCCGGCTGGTCGCGATAGCGTCGGGAACACCCCTGCACTGA
- a CDS encoding aminodeoxychorismate lyase: MIWVNGALADTDAATLPVLDHGITVGDGVFETVKAEHGQLFALTRHLDRLTRSARGLGLPDPDHDLVRAACAEVLAANPMPLGRLRITFTGGTAPLGSERGDSGPSLVVAVGTAARRPDTTAVATVPWRRNEHSAVAGLKTTSYAENVVALAAAHRVGASEALFANTAGLLCEGTGSNVFLVLDGRLITPTLASGCLAGITRRLVIDWTGAEEVDVPFDALQRAEEVFLTSTLRDVQAVTRVDDRELAGPGPVTLKAMATFAERAAVDADPVAAR; this comes from the coding sequence GTGATCTGGGTCAACGGAGCCCTGGCCGACACCGACGCCGCCACCCTGCCCGTCCTCGACCACGGGATCACCGTCGGCGACGGCGTCTTCGAGACGGTGAAGGCCGAGCACGGGCAGCTCTTCGCGCTCACCCGCCACCTCGACCGGCTCACCCGCTCCGCCCGCGGCCTCGGCCTGCCCGACCCGGACCACGACCTGGTCCGCGCCGCGTGCGCCGAGGTGCTGGCCGCCAACCCGATGCCGCTCGGCCGCCTGCGGATCACCTTCACCGGCGGCACCGCCCCGCTCGGCTCCGAGCGCGGTGACTCCGGCCCCAGCCTGGTGGTCGCCGTCGGCACCGCCGCCCGCCGCCCCGACACCACCGCCGTGGCCACCGTCCCCTGGCGCCGCAACGAGCACAGCGCGGTGGCCGGCCTGAAGACCACCTCCTACGCGGAGAACGTGGTCGCACTGGCCGCCGCCCACCGGGTCGGCGCCTCCGAGGCGCTGTTCGCCAACACCGCGGGCCTGCTCTGCGAGGGCACCGGTTCCAACGTCTTCCTGGTCCTGGACGGCCGGCTGATCACCCCCACCCTGGCCTCCGGCTGCCTGGCCGGCATCACCCGCCGACTGGTGATCGACTGGACCGGCGCCGAGGAGGTCGACGTCCCGTTCGACGCCCTGCAGCGCGCCGAGGAGGTCTTCCTGACCTCGACCCTGCGCGACGTCCAGGCGGTCACCCGGGTCGACGACCGGGAGCTCGCCGGCCCCGGCCCGGTCACCCTCAAGGCGATGGCCACCTTCGCCGAACGGGCCGCCGTCGACGCCGACCCGGTCGCCGCCCGCTGA
- a CDS encoding GNAT family N-acetyltransferase: MTTTLRPAGPEEDLPGGGRSRRWLIRVNGRPVGALRTTAAPRGDQWWGEISELEVAEGGRRRGRATVAALAAEEVLRGWGCTRLDVTVPAGAPAALGLARTLGYTERMRNLVKTLGELPELPGDVTVRPIGAAEYGEWLEQAKAGYRADLERSGLSPAQARAKCETDHQHLLPRGHATDGVALRRLLDPGGTELGTLWLNLRAELLPDGPLAWVMVVAVHEPHRGHGHGRTLMLLAERECLAAGVHRLGLNVFTGNRVAIGLYESLGYRVTRRVLGKPLI, from the coding sequence ATGACCACCACACTGCGCCCGGCCGGCCCCGAGGAGGACCTCCCCGGCGGCGGCCGCAGCCGGCGCTGGCTGATCCGTGTCAACGGCCGCCCGGTGGGCGCCCTGCGCACCACCGCCGCCCCGCGCGGCGACCAGTGGTGGGGCGAGATCTCCGAGCTCGAGGTCGCCGAGGGCGGCCGCCGCCGCGGCCGCGCGACGGTGGCCGCGCTCGCCGCCGAGGAGGTCCTGCGCGGCTGGGGCTGCACCCGGCTGGACGTCACCGTCCCGGCCGGGGCCCCGGCCGCCCTGGGGCTGGCCCGCACCCTCGGCTACACCGAGCGGATGCGCAACCTCGTCAAGACGCTCGGTGAACTCCCGGAGCTGCCCGGCGACGTGACGGTCCGTCCGATCGGCGCCGCCGAGTACGGGGAATGGCTGGAGCAGGCCAAGGCCGGCTACCGCGCGGACCTGGAACGCTCCGGGCTCAGCCCCGCCCAGGCCCGCGCCAAGTGCGAGACCGACCACCAGCACCTGCTGCCGCGGGGCCACGCCACCGACGGCGTGGCCCTGCGCCGGCTGCTCGACCCCGGGGGCACCGAGCTCGGCACCCTCTGGCTCAACCTGCGCGCCGAACTGCTGCCGGACGGTCCGCTCGCCTGGGTCATGGTGGTCGCCGTCCACGAGCCGCACCGCGGCCACGGCCACGGGCGCACCCTGATGCTGCTCGCCGAGCGCGAGTGCCTGGCCGCCGGCGTCCACCGGCTCGGCCTCAACGTCTTCACCGGCAACCGGGTCGCGATCGGCCTGTACGAGTCCCTCGGCTACCGGGTCACCCGCCGGGTGCTCGGCAAACCGCTGATCTAG
- a CDS encoding DsbA family protein gives MTDAPLPRLELWCELQCPDCRTALDDVRALREQYGDALTVELRHFPLEKHKHAYAAAEAASEAFEQGRGWPYVEAVLARLEDLERGGQKVLVEVAAEVGLDADEVDTALIDGRHTLLVDADVAEGRAIGVTGTPTYVIAGQRLDGGRSQDGLRERIVAVIEAARG, from the coding sequence ATGACCGATGCCCCCCTCCCCCGCCTGGAGCTCTGGTGCGAGCTCCAGTGCCCCGACTGCCGCACCGCGCTGGACGACGTACGGGCGCTGCGCGAGCAGTACGGCGACGCGCTGACCGTCGAGCTGCGGCACTTCCCGCTGGAGAAGCACAAGCACGCGTACGCGGCCGCGGAGGCGGCGTCCGAGGCCTTCGAGCAGGGCCGGGGCTGGCCGTACGTGGAGGCGGTGCTGGCACGGCTGGAGGACCTGGAGCGGGGCGGCCAGAAGGTGCTGGTCGAGGTCGCGGCCGAGGTCGGGCTGGACGCCGACGAGGTCGACACCGCCCTGATCGACGGCCGGCACACGCTGCTGGTCGACGCGGACGTGGCCGAGGGCCGGGCGATCGGCGTGACCGGCACCCCGACCTACGTGATCGCCGGGCAGCGGCTCGACGGCGGCCGGAGCCAGGACGGCCTGCGCGAGCGGATCGTCGCGGTCATCGAAGCGGCCAGGGGCTAG